In Rhizobium oryzihabitans, one DNA window encodes the following:
- a CDS encoding ROK family transcriptional regulator — MIDLGYNERRLLEILRGKGGMSRIELAREMDVSAPTLTRLTSSLLESGLIIEAEEARNDGKRGKPSTAIEINPNGLFTLGVYFNPDDLRVCIADLNGTIRHEVRSDLEDYSFEHIMETAEAAARQVLEKAKVKKMDVLGCGISFPGHFKRDRGHVFRIRQFESWHDIDVDKDFQPYFDFPVFHENDGNTVILSELYYGAGRSIRNFAMIWLTYGIGGAVVVQRHLYRGTNGNAGEFGGLFPKSHPRPSGQDLCDTLAAHGMDIRRLKDIDESYSDHPAVVDWLERATEQLRLLALTVARTIDPGAIIFGGSLPDWILEHIVQRIGSLEMLGEDFFVEPPEIRKSMMSDLPHLGAASIPIYRATTPSYYSGRALKGWA, encoded by the coding sequence TTGATCGACCTCGGCTACAATGAACGGCGTCTGCTCGAGATTTTGCGCGGCAAGGGCGGCATGTCCCGTATAGAGCTGGCGCGCGAGATGGATGTGTCGGCACCGACGCTGACGCGTCTGACATCCAGCCTTCTTGAATCCGGCCTCATCATCGAGGCTGAGGAAGCACGCAACGACGGCAAGCGCGGGAAACCGTCTACCGCGATCGAGATCAATCCGAACGGGCTTTTCACACTCGGGGTCTACTTCAATCCAGATGACCTGCGGGTCTGTATCGCAGATCTCAATGGCACGATAAGGCACGAAGTCAGATCTGACCTGGAAGACTACAGCTTCGAGCACATCATGGAAACGGCGGAGGCCGCCGCACGCCAAGTGCTAGAAAAAGCAAAGGTCAAAAAAATGGATGTGCTTGGCTGCGGCATCAGCTTTCCGGGCCACTTCAAACGAGACCGTGGCCATGTGTTCCGCATCAGGCAATTCGAGAGCTGGCATGACATCGATGTCGACAAAGACTTCCAGCCCTATTTTGATTTTCCGGTCTTTCACGAAAACGACGGCAATACCGTTATTCTTTCTGAGCTATATTACGGCGCAGGCCGAAGCATCCGCAATTTTGCGATGATCTGGCTGACTTACGGCATCGGCGGCGCGGTGGTGGTGCAGCGCCATCTCTATCGCGGGACGAACGGCAATGCGGGTGAGTTTGGCGGCCTGTTTCCAAAATCCCATCCGCGTCCTTCGGGACAGGACCTTTGCGACACGCTGGCCGCTCACGGCATGGATATCAGGCGTCTGAAGGATATCGATGAAAGCTATTCGGATCACCCTGCCGTGGTCGACTGGCTTGAAAGGGCAACAGAACAACTTCGCTTGCTCGCACTGACCGTTGCCCGAACGATCGATCCCGGTGCCATCATTTTTGGCGGATCTCTACCCGACTGGATTCTCGAACATATCGTGCAGCGCATCGGCTCGTTGGAAATGCTCGGCGAGGATTTCTTCGTCGAGCCCCCCGAAATACGCAAATCGATGATGAGCGACCTGCCGCATCTTGGTGCCGCCAGCATACCGATCTACCGTGCCACGACACCCAGCTATTATTCAGGCAGGGCGTTGAAGGGATGGGCTTAG